From the Selenomonadales bacterium genome, the window CTGCTACCTTCGTTTCCAGTTCAGCAAACGATGCGATACCGAGCGCGTCCAAGTTTTCTTGATTGCGCGCACATTCGTACTGATGTTTCGCGTACTGCATCTCGATGCGATGGAGCTTGGCACTCAAGTCGCTCTCTTCTTTGCGATATTGTTTCATAATAGCTTCATGATCTTCTATCTGTTTGAACAACATGAATCGCTCTTTCTGATGCGCTTCTTTTTTCACCATCAATGCAGTGAGTTCATTCTGTTTTTCTTTCTGCTTTTCAGTACAGTTTTCCTTCTCTATCGTTTGCTCGCTGTTTACTTTATGCAAGTTCTCCAACTCTGCGGATATCTCTTGTTTTCGTAATTCTCCGTTTTGTATTTCCGCAGCGATACGCACATCTTCTTGCTCTAAGAATTGCGTTCTCTCATTCAGCGATGTCAAGGCAACTTGGCATTGCATCAACGCACTGTCAAGTTCCGCTTGGTAAGTCTGCATCGCTTCTCGCTCTGCCGTAAGCTTCGCTAATCCTTCTTCTTGCTCGATAACCTCAGCCTGCCATTTACTGATATCATCCTGCACTCTCGCATCGGTGACTTGACTTTCTTCGTATGCAGCGATCCTAAGCTCGCCTTCGCGTCTGCGTTCGGCAAGATTTGCAACCAACTGTGATTCGGCAAACTTGGTTTTCTCTTTCTGCATCTGAAGCTCGTTGGCCTGTTGCTGCCATCTGATCTCTTTTTGCGCTTGCTGTGAATACTGTACGCGCAATGCTTCATACTGTTTATTCGCTTCATCGAGAAGAGCTTCATTCTCGGCACGTTTCGCGCCGACTTCCTCTTGCTTCTGTTTCAGCTCTGCCAATTCGAGCGAACGACTCAAGAAGCCTGCCTCTTTGCGCATACGACTGCCGCCCGTCATCGAACCGCCACTGTTGATGATATCTCCATCCAGCGTGATAAGGCGCACCTTATGACCGTACTTGCGTGCGATACGAACAGCATCATCCATCGTTCTTACGATAACGGTCCGATTCAAAAGAAACGCTATCACACGGCGGTATCGTTCATCGCATCGAACGAGCTCGGATGCAATGCCGACAGCTCCGTTTTCCTTTGCCGCCGACTCTTCCTGCGGACGCGTCGGATAGACTTGCAGACCGTTGAGCGGCAAAAAAGTCGCTCTTCCGAGATTCTGCTGTTTCAGATACTCAATGATCTGTTTTGCCGTCGTATCCGTATCGACAACGATGTTTTGAAGGCTCGCACCGAGTGCCGTTTCGATCGCCGTTACGACTTCACCATCCATCTCGATAAGCTCTGCAACTGCACCGTATACCCCGTTGTTCCATCTTGCTTTCTGCGACAATATCTGTTTGCCCGCACGGCCGAATCCTTCATATTCTTTTTGCATACCTGCCAATACCGCATATCGCGAATGAACGGCATGATATTCTTTTTCATATGTCAACGACTCTGTCTTGAGCAATTGGACACGTTTGGCATCTTGTATCAAACGCATATCCATCTCGCGTTTTTGACGCTGCATCTCTTCACGAAGCTGTTTATGCTTCTTGGCTTCTTCGGACAATCGTTCTATCTCGCTCTGCCGATATGCAATATCCTCTTCCAATTCTGTGATTGTTTCTTGCCACGCAGTATGCCATTCTTGGAATGAACGCGACGATTCTGCCTGATATCGCATCTTTTCTTCGGCGATACCGATCTTCTGTTTTAAAGCAAATATCTCTGCACGAACACCTTCGATATCCTCTTCCTGTTTACGAAGGACATTCGCTGACTGGTCACGCTCGTTTTGTTTTTCTTGCGTTTTTTCTGTTATCGAGGCTTGCTCCTTCAATATCTCTGCCAGTTCAATGACTATTTGCTCTTTGCGGAGCTTCTGCTCTGCCTGCTGCGCCGTAACACGCGATGAATCTTCACGGAAAAGCACCTCTCTGGCTTGATTCTGCGCAATACGCTCCGTCAAGATAGCGACTTGCCCTTGCAGCTGTTCGGCCATAGTCTGACACGCAGACACCGCTTCCGATACCGTTTCGATCTGCGCTTCACATGCAGAAAGTGCTTCTTTCTGCTTCATCTGCTCGACATCAAGAATCGTTATCTGCGCAGACAAGTCCTGCATCGCCCCTTGCATAGCCTCCTGCTCTTTCAATGTTTCTGCCTGCAGTCGCTCCGACTCGCTCATCTTATGGAACAAAAGGATCTCCTGCACCTCTGTACGCTGACGTGCAAAGTCAAGATATTTCTCGGTATTTTCTGCTTTCACTTTCAGCGCAGGAAGCTGTCCTTCGAGCTCTGCCGTAACGTCTTCGATACGGATAAGATTCTGATTCGTATCTTCAAGCTTACGGAGAGATTCTTTTTTACGCTGTTTATACTTGGCAATACCTGCCGCTTCTTCAAATATCAAACGGCGTTCTTCCGGCTTGCTGTTTAAAATCTCATCGACCTTATTCTGCCCAATAACGCTGAGATTGTTTTTCCCCATACCTGTCCCGAACAGAATTTCCTGTATGTCTTTCAATCGACAGCTATTCCGATTGAGATAATATTCGTTTTCACCCGAGCGGAATACACGG encodes:
- the smc gene encoding chromosome segregation protein SMC, which codes for MLLKKLETRGFKSFAEKLTIEFGQGITAIVGPNGSGKSNITDAIRWVLGEQNMRTLRGAKSEDIIFSGTSQGRRPLGMAEVSITLDNSDRKIPLDYSEIEIMRRVFRSGENEYYLNRNSCRLKDIQEILFGTGMGKNNLSVIGQNKVDEILNSKPEERRLIFEEAAGIAKYKQRKKESLRKLEDTNQNLIRIEDVTAELEGQLPALKVKAENTEKYLDFARQRTEVQEILLFHKMSESERLQAETLKEQEAMQGAMQDLSAQITILDVEQMKQKEALSACEAQIETVSEAVSACQTMAEQLQGQVAILTERIAQNQAREVLFREDSSRVTAQQAEQKLRKEQIVIELAEILKEQASITEKTQEKQNERDQSANVLRKQEEDIEGVRAEIFALKQKIGIAEEKMRYQAESSRSFQEWHTAWQETITELEEDIAYRQSEIERLSEEAKKHKQLREEMQRQKREMDMRLIQDAKRVQLLKTESLTYEKEYHAVHSRYAVLAGMQKEYEGFGRAGKQILSQKARWNNGVYGAVAELIEMDGEVVTAIETALGASLQNIVVDTDTTAKQIIEYLKQQNLGRATFLPLNGLQVYPTRPQEESAAKENGAVGIASELVRCDERYRRVIAFLLNRTVIVRTMDDAVRIARKYGHKVRLITLDGDIINSGGSMTGGSRMRKEAGFLSRSLELAELKQKQEEVGAKRAENEALLDEANKQYEALRVQYSQQAQKEIRWQQQANELQMQKEKTKFAESQLVANLAERRREGELRIAAYEESQVTDARVQDDISKWQAEVIEQEEGLAKLTAEREAMQTYQAELDSALMQCQVALTSLNERTQFLEQEDVRIAAEIQNGELRKQEISAELENLHKVNSEQTIEKENCTEKQKEKQNELTALMVKKEAHQKERFMLFKQIEDHEAIMKQYRKEESDLSAKLHRIEMQYAKHQYECARNQENLDALGIASFAELETKVAGYDNQLSDVELMPTLRKLERAIQALGPINPNAIEEYKELEERFTFLQKQQADLLEAKTYLTDVIEQIDRVMEKNFAKAFHEIDGHFRTIFARIFGGGQARLELTDRSEMLTTGIEIIAQPPGKKQQNMVLLSGGERALTVIALLFAFLKYRPMPFTVVDEIDAPLDEANLERFVSFLKEFAKETQFIIVTHRKVTMRAADVMHGVTNEDAGVSRIISVKMQDIE